A section of the Candidatus Poribacteria bacterium genome encodes:
- a CDS encoding MoaD/ThiS family protein has product MRKFTGGEENITLPGATVREVIDNLESRYPGIKERLCEENRLKPGIAVYINGLLTRGSILERVDTDAEIHFLPAIGGGVAEPSR; this is encoded by the coding sequence ATGCGTAAGTTTACAGGCGGCGAAGAGAACATTACGCTCCCCGGTGCGACTGTCCGTGAAGTGATTGATAATTTAGAAAGTCGCTACCCGGGTATCAAAGAGCGGTTATGTGAAGAAAATCGTCTTAAGCCCGGCATTGCCGTATACATTAATGGTCTCCTGACTCGCGGATCCATCCTCGAACGCGTTGACACAGACGCAGAAATTCATTTCCTCCCTGCCATCGGCGGTGGTGTTGCAGAACCATCACGCTAA